Proteins encoded by one window of Bacteroidota bacterium:
- a CDS encoding EutN/CcmL family microcompartment protein yields MFFAKVIGTIWGTRKDPNTIGFKLQFIQPLNAHREKTGDPIVAVDTVGAGPGETVFYISAREATVPLPVEMAPVDATIVGIVDRIDVNKEYLKLKK; encoded by the coding sequence ATGTTTTTTGCAAAAGTAATAGGCACAATTTGGGGAACACGGAAAGACCCGAATACGATTGGATTCAAACTTCAGTTCATTCAACCGCTGAATGCTCATCGCGAAAAAACCGGTGATCCCATCGTAGCTGTCGATACGGTAGGTGCCGGTCCGGGCGAAACAGTTTTTTACATCTCAGCACGAGAAGCTACTGTTCCGCTTCCTGTAGAAATGGCTCCCGTTGATGCAACAATTGTTGGCATCGTTGACCGTATAGATGTGAACAAAGAATATCTGAAATTAAAAAAATAA
- a CDS encoding EutN/CcmL family microcompartment protein, protein MTLGKVVGTVWATRKDEELVGFKLQIVKHIGLDYKVKDTFLVAVDTVQAGIGDIVLVCSGSSARQTTLTKNKPVDAVIMAVVDKLDIEEN, encoded by the coding sequence ATGACTCTCGGAAAAGTAGTGGGAACTGTTTGGGCTACTCGTAAGGACGAGGAGCTGGTCGGTTTCAAGTTGCAAATTGTAAAACATATTGGTTTAGATTACAAAGTTAAAGATACTTTTTTAGTAGCTGTTGATACAGTCCAAGCAGGAATTGGAGATATCGTTTTAGTTTGCAGCGGCAGTTCTGCCCGGCAAACTACTTTAACAAAAAACAAACCTGTTGATGCTGTAATAATGGCAGTGGTAGATAAATTAGATATCGAAGAGAACTGA